One stretch of Erythrolamprus reginae isolate rEryReg1 chromosome 7, rEryReg1.hap1, whole genome shotgun sequence DNA includes these proteins:
- the LOC139169982 gene encoding sodium/hydrogen exchanger 9B2-like encodes MSDRIPVADKKKVSSKSRNEIYPIQVDDVLDSSGEQVQTKSKVQKKLKELFTCPPRGIIAKVITNVAIGAVIWGLIWTLTGEESLPGGSIFGIVCLYFCAVIGGKIMQLIKIPGLPSLPPFLGMLIAGFLIRNIENVSEVIVIKVQWGVIFRNIALSIILSLAGLGLDAKALNKLKSVCFRLCMGPCIIEACSAAVVSHFLMKFPWVWGFMLGFVLGAVSPAVVVLSMLTLQRQGFGIDQGIPTLLIAAASIDDIVAITGFNIFLGMAFSSGSTYRSILRGVVEVVIGAGSGCLLGCFITYFPSKDQKFIALKRAFFVIGLSAFSLLSCKRFGFPGSGGLCVIVLSFLAGVAWSNEKKAVQDVVTFAWQVSQPFLFGLIGAEISIASLGLETVGLCLATMFLALIVRIIATFLLVSGADFHWKEKLFIALAWIPKATVQAAIGSVALDTARIYKDKMLQKYGLYILTIAFLAILITAPAGAVIIGLTGPKLLRKSNKVIEGDLETESFSSTEIS; translated from the exons ATGTCAGACAGAATACCTGTGGCAGACAAGAAAAAAGTATCTTCAAAATCAAGAAATGAAATTTATCCAATACAG GTGGATGATGTATTGGATTCCAGTGGAGAGCAAGTACAGACTAAGAGCAAGGTTCAAAAGAAACTGAAGGAGCTGTTTACTTGTCCTCCTCGAGGTATAATTGCCAAAGTAATAACGAACG TGGCAATAGGAGCAGTGATCTGGGGCTTAATTTGGACTTTGACAGGTGAAGAGAGTCTGCCTGGTGGGTCCATCTTCGGAATTGTATGCCTCTATTTTTGCGCAGTAATTGGTGGCAAAATTATGCAGCTAATTAAAATACCGGgactgccttccctccctccttttcttg GTATGTTGATTGCTGGATTTCTCatcagaaatattgaaaatgtcaGTGAGGTGATCGTGATCAAAGTCCAATGGGGAGTTATATTCAGAAATATTGCCCTCTCGATCATTTTGTCTCTAGCTGGTCTAGGCCTTGATGCAAAG GCTCtgaacaagttaaaatctgtCTGTTTCAGACTATGCATGGGACCCTGCATCATTGAAGCGTGTTCAGCAGCAGTTGTATCTCACTTTCTAATGAAATTCCCATGGGTATGGGGGTTTATGTTAGG ATTTGTTCTAGGTGCTGTATCTCCAGCTGTTGTAGTCCTTTCGATGCTCACGTTACAGAGACAAGGTTTTGGTATAGATCAAGGAATTCCAACTTTACTAATAGCTGCTGCCAGTATAGATGACATTGTAGCCATCACAGGCTTTAACATTTTCTTGGGCATGGCTTTTTCCTCAG GGTCCACCTATCGTAGCATCTTGCGTGGTGTGGTGGAAGTTGTTATTGGTGCAGGTTCTGGTTGCCTTTTAGGATGTTTTATTACATATTTTCCAAGCAAGGATCAG AAATTTATTGCATTGAAAAGAGCATTCTTTGTGATTGGCTTGTCAGCATTTTCTCTTTTAAGCTGCAAACGTTTTGGCTTTCCAGGATCTGGAGGACTCTGTGTCATTGTTTTGTCATTTCTCGCGGGAGTGGCATGGTCTAATGAAAAG AAAGCAGTGCAAGATGTTGTTACTTTTGCATGGCAAGTATCCCAACCATTTCTATTTGGACTAATTGGAGCTGAAATCTCCATTGCTTCCCTTGGATTAGAAACCGTTG GGCTTTGTTTGGCCACTATGTTTTTAGCTTTAATTGTTCGAATTATCGCTACGTTTCTGTTGGTGAGTGGCGCTGACTTTCATTGGAAGGAAAAATTATTTATTGCGCTGGCGTGGATCCCCAAAGCAACTGTGCAG GCTGCAATTGGTTCTGTTGCGTTGGATACAGCACGAATTTATAAAGATAAAATGCTGCAAAAATATGGTCTGTACATCTTGACAATAGCTTTCCTTGCAATCTTGATCACAGCTCCTGCTGGAGCTGTGATAATTGGACTGACTGGACCCAAACTTCTCCGCAAGAGCAACAAAGTCATTGAAGGTGACCTGGAAACAGAGAGTTTTTCATCAACAGAGATAAGTTAG